The DNA segment GTTGTTCTAAACGTGACTGGACTAACAACACTAGCTTGCACAATTCTTACTGAATCTCATTGTAGCAATTTAACTCATACATTAAGCCTAAAGAAGAACACAAAAGAGGTATCTCAAGACCAAACCTTTTACACAATCCACCATTAACCCATTCGCTGAAGTTTTGCCAATTGGTTGCATTTGGAATGATAGccataaaaaaaatcttgctGCCTAATTGAAACCATACATTGTCAAAAATAAggaaataaaaatcatataatgGCAAAAGAAGTTTCTGAAGTTAAATGCAAATTGACCAACATTCTCCAAAAAAGAATGGTGAATTTTATCTGGACCAAAATTACACTGGGTGTAAattgataatttaaaaacataagtaCTATTTAAGTAAAAAACAGAGAAATAAGGGGGTTGTTGATTTGCTTTTAAGACCCAAAAGTTACGGAGAGTTGCCATAATTAAACCCGCGCTCATCGCACCCAAACGCtctcaaatttcaaaaaaaaaaacaaaagtcgAATCCTTTTTTCTGGTTTTTCTTCGCGTCGTATCGTaagaggagaagaaagatccatctctctctcttgcaATCTAGAGACTTTTGGACTCTTGcggtttttctttaattttcagATTCTTGGTTCAACAGACACTGGTACGCTTCATCAACCTTCTTACTATTGCAGACACTCGAAACTCTGTTTCATACCTTTTTGTGTAGATTATGGTTACTGGTTCTCTTCTTTCATTCATTTATATACCTTTGGGATTCAAAATCAAAAGACCCTTTTCGTCTTTTCGATGGTATTGATGTTATGTTTCACAGATCATTATGTTTTTAGTTATTAAAGGTTCAGACTTTTTAAGAATCTTCAGTATCAATTTACTCAAATGATAACTTTCTTTCGGTTTACCAAAGAAATTAGATACATTAGTTTTGGTATAATCCTCTTATGGAAagattgcttcttttttttagtttcctGATTAGGATATGGTTTAGAATCATTGACTATGAATCATCGGTTAAGTTGTTAGGATATAAAAGAATCTATCTTATACTCAAATGATTGTGTATACATCTCTAAGCTGTGTATATCCTGTGTTAGGATATGGTTTAGAATCATTTCGGTAAAGTTGTTAGGCTTAAAGAATCTAATCTTATACTCGAAatgatttgtatatattttgatcAAAAGGTCAAAGGTCTTTTAGGCTATGACTTGCTTGTTGTTGACTTCGTTGTGGCTTTTATTCTCAGAGGGATCAAAGGAAGGAAACAAAAATGGGGAGAAGCCTCGGTTCAGTGTTTAGACAAGAGTTGGCTAATCTTGACAAAGATCCAGATACTTACAAGACTGCAATGAGCAACTTGAGAACCATTGTGAAAGATTTGGACGCTAAAGCTCTACATGTGTTTCTCACTCAACTTTCTGAAACAAAAGAGATTGGTTTTGACTCTGGCGGTGGCTACACGGTCTCTCTCTTTGAAGACCTTGCACGTTCCCACGGAGTCAAAATCTCTCCCCATGTGGAAACAATCATGCCGGTTATCGTACGGACGCTGAGCTCTTGTGGAGGGGCGTTAAGTGTTCAACAGGCTTGCTCGAAGGCGGTTGCTGCTATTGCTAGATACGGAATCGACCCCACAATGGCAGAAGATAAGAAAAGGAATGTAATCCATTCTCTTTGTAAACCTCTCTCTGACTCTCTTTTAGATTCTCAGCATCAGCAGCATCTTGCGTTGGGAGCTTCTCTCTGCTTGAAGTCGCTTGTGGACTGCGACAGCTGGCGTTTTGCTTCTAGCGAGATGGTTAATACCCTTTGCCAAAGCTTAGCCATTGCTCTTGAAGTCGCTTCTGAGTCTCATATGGCGCTTGTGATAGCTCTCGCTAAGCGCAATGCTTTTACAGTTGAGGCGTACGCGAGGCTTTTTGTGAAGTCGGGGCTGAGGATTCTTGAGTTGGGTGTGGTTGAGGGTGATGCTCAGAAACGGGTTTTGGCTGTGCAGATGCTTAACTTCTTGATGAAGTATCTGAACCCCAAGAGTTTGTCTTCTGAGGTGGAGCTTGTGTTGCAAGAGATGGAGAAACACGTGGAGGATGAGGTGTATTTTGTTAGAGTGGCTGTTCATGAAACGTTGGGTACAGCAGAGAGATTGATAAGAGAGGCTGATGGAGAGAACTGCAAGATTCAGTTCTCTGGTGGAGAAGGTGATAATATGGAGTCGGTTTGTTTCCATCAGAGGAACAGAAGCTCTGAGTTTGACGAATCTGTTTGCTCTATGAGCAATCACTCGAGAAGGTCGAGGCGAAACAGGAAGAAGAGACGGTCAGAACGTAGCAGGCACGGTTTCAGACAAGATTCTTTCACTGTACTGCTAGAGAACAGAGAGCAGCTAAGGCAGTACAGTGAaagctcatcatcatcatcgataCATGACAGGTCTGGTACTACTACTCCAACCGAAGACATCTTTGAGAAACCAAAGTCATATTCTGAGGCCAAAGTTAAGACAGAAGAGACTGTAACAGAGTCAAGACGGGAcaggagcaagaagactgtgTTGAGATGGGGATTGAGTTTCTTCTCTGTTGTAGTTGCAGGGCTTGCTTCCTTCATGTGGGTGCATCTGCGAGATGATATGATGATGCTGCCTCCTCATCTTGTTCCTACTTGAAGCGCACCAAGTGATGAGCATAGAAAGCTCAGGACTTACTTAGCTTCAGATTGTGGGTTCTATTGTTCTAATGTCAATATGTGGATCTTGTTTGAATACTCTTTTGTCTTTTTACTCTCAAAAAGAACTTGTACCATTGACTAATATGAAAACAACACTTGCAATAATCCAATTTAGCTAAACCGGGAAATTTTAAGTCGGGAAGAACCAAACATTGCAAACTAAAAGCAAAACCTTAAGTTGGTGTGTGTCCATAAGATCACAATCGCATACTGAGACATACCAAAATTATCCCAGAACTAAAAAAAATGGTTACAGAAGAAGAGTTTCACTACGAGGTACTTGTTGTTCTACAGCTTAGTCTTCCTCTGCGCCAGCACCGGCTGCTTGTGCAGCGTCTCTCCTTGGCCCACCTGCTTGTTTCGCCATTATAATCTGCATATTTTACATACACCAACCAGACCAGAGTATCAATATGTAGGCTTTTTACTCTACTCATTGAGTAAAGATGCAGATTTAATCAGATGTGCATACCTGGTCCACGCGAAGCACCGTGCACGCAGCATCGGAAGCATATTTCAAAGCAAATAACCTGCACATAGACTTAATGTCTTAgctataaataaaatgaaactaCGAGGAAAATATACTGTATTCTAAGTGGAGCAACTGCTACGCAATACAGACAAGTATGATAGAAAGATTCAACTGTTGAAGACTTACTTGGTTGCAAAAAGATCCCACACTTTTGTCTCTGAAACATCTTTACAAGCACCTTCCTCCAAGTCAATGCCTAGCTTTGTGTTTCCAGATCCGTGTCCAGTGTACAGAGAGGCAATGATTTCCATCGCGTTGAGGCCAGCGTTGTCTGCAAGGGTTTTGGGTACAAACTCGAAGCTCTCTGCGTATTTGGTGATGGCATACTTGTCCAACCTGAAAAATCAAGTCAAACCTCGTTTTTAGCCACCAAACCATAGGCCGTTTGTATAAGAAGCTGACTCTTCCAAGTGAAAAGTGAGCAAAAGAAATTACCCTGTTTCTGCATTGGCATATTCCTTCAGTCTCTGAGCCAGTTCAATTTCAGTAGCTGCAGCCCCAGGAACGATACGGCTGTCTCTGCACATGGCCTGAGAAGAATAGTAGAGTTCAGGTAATAGTAAAAGTCAGGACAAATATTTAGAGCAAAGAAAAATGGACAACGGAGAAAAGATTATAAACCCAGTAAGTAAAGATTACCTTGTATGTATTAACTCCATCGTCAACAGCTCTTTCAAGGTCATCCAAAATACTATCAGTGCTTCCACGCAAAACCACTGTAGAGATTGAGTTACCACCTTGCTCGTTTCTTGCAATAGTGACCTACATACATCAAAAGAAGACCCGGAATTGGTCAATCAAAGGCAAATATAGTtaaccaaaaagaaagaaactgatTTCAAAGGAGTACTTACTGTCACACCACCAATTTCCTCAACTGATATGGAATCAACGTAACCCAGATCATCAGGGCTTGGCCGGCTTAGTTTCAACTGTTTAATAAGTATAAAGTATTAACGACAAAAATACCATTAGATAGTCATAAAGAATGTGAATGTAACCACGTACATGAGCCACAGCCCCAGCTGTCCGGCAGAAACGCCTCAGTTCAAACTTTGAGCTGATTTTCAAGACCATTATCCTGCCAAGAAAGAAAGTTCATATTAGAAATAAGAGTAAAAGACATGTTTATCATCATAGCCAGCTAGAAGAGAATAATGTAAAGAGGTATCAAAAGCGAAAGCAATGAAAAGGCTAGCTATGATTAAGAATATATTAGGTTTTCACATACTTGTAGCGCTCACAGAAATGCAACGCCATTTCTCCAACTGATCCACCACTAACAATTACTTTAGCTCCTGAGTCAGCAACAGCTTTGATCAGCTCCTCGACTTTAGCTTCCTCTGTCTTTGCATAGTTCTCTAACTAGAAAACCAAAAGGAAGTACAACCATACTTCAGAATCTAGATAAACATTTACATTGAAACCAAAGGGTGAAGAAACTAACCTGCTCAGCACTATGGATCAAGACAGTTCCTTTTGTCTCTGTTGCAGTAGTATCGACTCCCCCAGCGAACACAGCAACCTGAAGACAGGAAACAGGAAAGACATAAGCACAAAGCTATCAATTTTAAGGGCATAAATCAGACAAAAACGTGATCAAAAcgcataaacaaaagaaaaagatctCACCTTTGCCTTCTCCATCCGCTTAATGCTCCCAACAGCATCGCTTTTCAAGACCATACCACGGACAATGCAAGAGTTGTGCAATCCTCCTCCAAGAAGCTTGGCAACACGAACATTATCCACATTAAAGTTCGTTGGATTCTTTGGGCAGACTTGAATACACGCctgaattaaacaaaaaaaaaagcaaacctCATCAGCTAAAAAATTAAACCTTTCAGTAACTAACAATCAGGACAACGAAACAGAAACACTCACATCAGCAACCAAGGAGCATATAATCTCCTCCTGACCAAACTGCTTACTCGCAACAGCAGCTCTCATCCTAGAAACAACTTCATCCTTATCACGCACATCCATCGTCTCGGAACCACTCTCAACCAATTGCTCCAGAATCTCAACAACCTGCACTCACACACTCCTTAATACCAAAACAAAAGCATCAACAATAAGTCACAAACAAACCAACAAACCTTAATAATCGCTTTGTTATATCCACTAATGATCTCACTAGGATGCAACCCCATCCTAATAAGCTCCTCCGCGTTCTGCAAAAGCTCCCCAGCAAAGGAGATCGTCAGATTAGCTCCATCTCCAATCTCCTCTTGCTGCGCCTTAGCAGCTAGCACAAGAATCTTCGCGGCAGGGTGCTGAATCTCCAGCTCGTTCACAATCGTAGCAGCGTCGTTGGTCACAAAGAGCTTATCCAAATGGTTAATAACCATCTTGTTCATCCCTAAACATCAGATCGAGCACATTAGATTCTAACTAGATCCAGAGAGAAATGAATCGAGGAAGCGATTAACGAAGGTACGAACCGTTGGGGCCGAGGGAAGTGCGAGTGATGGTGGAGAGCTCCTTGCAAGCTTCGATGTTTTTGATGACGGCTTCGTCTAGGCCCGAGAGGTGTCTGTAGCCTTCCTTGAGCATCGATTGGATTCCGTAAGGCTGCATCTTCTTCTCCGATTGAGATCTATAAGGCTTAGCTCGTCGCTTACTATAAAGTTAGTTTGAAAGAGTGTGAAAGTGGCTGTGGATTGATTGCCCTAGAAAccttttcgaggttttgaagTGTATTCTGTTTTCTTCGTTAGGACTCTTAAACGTCGTCGTTTGTCAAGCCTTCACGGGTTGAAGACTTCTGGGTCGATGCGACAATCTTTAAGTTGAGGGGTGAATTAGGATTTATGCGGAAGTTTAAGGACCACGCGAGAGAAAACGGAGTACTTCAAAAACATATTTCTTTCGTGGTCCCTAAACTTCCGAAAATCCTAATTTCCTCGCTCAAAATTTACTATTGTCGCATTGATATAGAAATTGAGAGAGGGTACTTTTTGTAGACATACACATAtaatacagtttttttttttttttttggaacacacaTATAATACAGATAAATATTCATTTAGCAAACAAAATTGTATTGAAGAGTTTAAAAAGTAGgaattaattttattcattGTAAATGATAGTTTCTCTaattgataaaagaaaaaaagattgatAAATAAAACTAAGAATCTGATCAATGAACTGATATGAACTATGAAGGGAAGAAGAAATAAATCAtgagttttgtttttatcaGATGGTGCGTCCTCCTTATACAAGGAACAAAACATAATGTAATCTTGTTTAGAAAAAAAGCTTAGAAACCCAACATATATAATGAGGTTCTCAGACATCCAAAGcctgaagtaaaaaaaaaagcataatccaaactgttcttttttttaaaatattaaaagtcaTCTTTCCTCCCATTGATCTCAGTGAATCGTTTCAACAGTAGCTCCATCAAGCACCTGcattaaaaaaacaatcagAATCAACAACCTCAAGAAGATGCTGAAGTGTGCCTGTTTTTGATGGAGCAGGGTTTAAACAAGTGTACCTGTTTCTTTTGCTTGATCTTCTTATCTCTGATTATCTTCTGTCTCGTCTCATAAAACTTGAAATCATCAAGTATACACGTCTTGCTCATATACTCCTTGAAGATCTTTATGATCTTAATTCCATCTTCCAGTTTCACCTACAACAAAGCCATAAACGTTTAATCAAGTAATCACTCAATTCAAACATGGTTCAATAAAGGTTTAATAACAAACCTCTTGAGTGTCTCTGCTATTAGTAACAGGCTTGTTCTCATTATTCACAAGCGTAATGTGCCTCAAGAGACTGTTCGGTACATCTTTGATGATACGCCACTTCACAGGGAAACAACCAATCCACTTATCTTGCTGCCAATACTCCATTGTCTTGTTGAAATCAACCGCACCTATCATCTCCGCAACGCCAACAAACTGCCCACTCGCATTCACCTGCAAGACAACAAAACCAAATCAACAACGAATCACAAAATCCACAAGAACATTGAATGAAGAGTCTACTCATACTAACCGAGAAGAGAAGATACACAGAACAATCTTGAGAACTCTCTTGATACGCAGCGTTCAACTTCTTGTTGCCCGTTGGTGTGCTCGACCACATACCGTACTTGATACTGTTGTGAACATCGTCTTCGCTGTAAGACTTAATCACAAAGAACTTGGCATTCACCAGTGTCTCAGGGAAGTTCTCTACCACTGGAGAGTCCTGCTTCACTGTAGAGTTGAGACCTTCACTGCTCCTAGGTCCTCTGCAAAGTTCGTTAAGCCTATCTGCCTTCTCTTCGCTGTAGCCACGACCGTAGTTGAAGCTTTTGGTCTTTTTATAACCATCAACAGGGTACCATCCTCTCCCTAGCTTCCAGGAATCGTAACCAAATGTTCCGTAAGCATGACCTGAGTCTATTACGTTCCCATAGAGTCCATACAGTCCATTGTTGGAATACATATGATCATTGTATCCAAATTGTTCATAACTCGGCACTTCTTGTGAACTGTGTGGATTctgttaaaaagaaaacatacatTATACAGACATAGAGAGACAAGTGAGAGATTGTAACAGAACCAACATACCATGAGATGTGAATAGGTGTTTAAACTGCTGTTGTGGCCATAACCAAAGCTCTGATCCTGGTAGCCACCAGAAGGATGGTTTGTTGGTAAGTAACCCCACGGATATGAACCAAAGAAGTCTCCAACATTCAGATTAGGCCTTCTTTCGCTTCCATGAAGAGATGGAGCAGTAAATGCACCAGAAGGTACATGTCCATACTGGTGCTGAAGAGACCCCTTGTCACAAAAAACATAGTCAGTCTTTATatccaataaaaaaatcacaatttCAGATTCAAAAAAGGAGCAAGCAAGTACCTTGTTACGGTTCCTAGAGGCTTCACTTCCATCAGAACCTAAAGACAGCTCCTGAAACAAATCTGCTGTCTCTGCAAACCATTATGCACAACAAGCCAAGTCAGAAACTTTTTAATAAACAAAACCTCAAAATCGAATTGCATAATCCAAACAAGACAAAACACTGATGAAACTCAACCCATAAAAAGATTAAATCATgtgataaaaacaaaaaccaactcagtatttttttcaataaacaAAACATCATAATCGAATTGCATAGTCCAAACAAGACGAAACACTGATGAAAATAAACCCATAaggagatttaaaaaaaaacatgtgatTTCTATGTTATCTCCGAACACAAGCTAAGAAAGCAGACAATACAATCTACTAGGTTGTACAATCAATACCTAAGACAAGTTCTATGATACCAAAAAGAAATGATCTTTGAGTGAAAATGAACATTACCCAGAAGAGATAAACCCATAATAGATAAAAACATGTGACAAAAACAAAAGCCAACTCAGTATTGCTAATAAACAAAACCTCAAAATCGAATTGCATAGTCTGAAACAAGACAAAACAATGATGAAACTCAACACATAaggagattaaaaaaaacatgtgaTTTCTCTGTCATCTGCGGACACAAGCTTAAAAAGAAGCAGACAATACAATCCACTATGTTGTTCACAATCAAGTTCTATGAAACCAAAAAAGAAGTGATCTTTGAGTGAAAATGAACATTACCCAGAAGAGATAAGCCAGTGGCGAGGGTGTCGGGAGAAGAAGCGGTTCCAGCCATGTCGAGAGAGTATCGAGAAAAAGATGAAAGCTTTGGAGGAGTAGAGAGCCCTAGGGAAAGGTGTGTGAGCTTATCGGAACCTCGAAAAACCCAGAGGCTTCGTTGGGAGGAGGGGTTTATAGAGTTGTTTGTTTCTTCGTCTTCTCCAAGGCGGTGATATCCTTTTGGTTAAAGAGCAAATGCTCGATGGTAAATAAAGTACTAACCAGGGAATTCTAAGCGACGAGAACCAAAACAAACCAATCAAAAGATAAGGCTCTTCTTCTTAATGACACACGAGAAGATTCTGAACATTAATGTTGACTGCTTTTAGTTTaaatttccaaaaacaaatctttaaatcaatttttttttgttgtgatatagtatatttattttcattactCTTTTGTTCCTGGAAAatattcatttgtataaaaaaatataaattatttattattagtttttactATACATTGTCTAATAACTAGGATgagcaaataaaccgaacccgaaaatatAAACTGAATCTGATCcaataaaaatgaatatgaaCCGATTTGAACatgacataaataccgaatgtattttgttttatgatattttagattatgggtattatccgaaccaaACCTGAACCTAAATAGATATTCGTTAGAatccgaaacattcaaaatccTAAATATGTCAAACATGATTTCAATttctaatatgtatccaaaatacaacAAAtattattgaacatctaaaataattatatattacatgaatgttgatggttgaaggtggcggttaaagcttgaaatttttagattttggttttgtttttattgaataacGTTTTCATTTCATGATAActtgatttttgttttatgctttcatttatttggttttctttctatcaataACTATGTTTATTTTTCGTTTGGTTTTGAATTATCACGTTTGAtgtttatttcttatttttgaattgattttacttatattttgattacAAAATAGGTAGAAATCAGGTACTTTAAAACCGTAAAACTGATTTCACTTATTtgttagttacaaaataggtataaatcaggtacttttaaaccaAATAACCAATTAGGACTCAAACTCTGAAAGAACATCTAGTTGCATCGGTTCTTTGTAGATTTACTAACCCTGATCtgaacccgatagaactcgaaccggtcccgaaccaaaTTTTCATATAATACAAAGGGggatgattttgataaacctaAAAAACCAAGACTCAAAATTGGACAAACCGAAATCCGATTGGGATCTCAAATGCCCAAACCTACTAATAAGTAATAACTATCAACGGattatatttaatcaattcaattattcaaatatttttaattaatgttttcaAAAGTGTATAAAAGTatctttaaaattaaaaaaaaattgtataacaaaaaaaatataggaaAATTTAATTTCAGAAACGAAAGGAATATATTGTTATTTctcttattaaaaataaaatcttaagTATACATTAGTTTTtctgtcattttaaaaaaaaatctctatcattttttttgccAGCATTCTCTGTCATAATGTCATTTGTTATGATTACGATTTTCCATAAAACAAAACACACGAACTTATGGATGCCCCTCATGTTTTGCTTAAAACCGACACTCTAGGACTTTTGGTTAAGAGCAATTATCGTGAATTCCATTTGTTTAAGATGTATTGATATTGCGGATGTTTGTAACATGAAACGTATACACAACTGATGTTttgaattttagaaaataaaacaaattggTTCTAAACTTCTAATATATGATGTCATGGCAAGAAAAATAAGTATAcaattaaaaactatatatcaATTAGTAGTTTGACACCTATAGTTttagttttgtatattttagTATCATTGTTGTTGAGGTCGGTCTAGATAGCAGAATGTAAGAATGTGACTTTCattcaaaactccaaaaacaaATACTCTCGGGCTCGCAAATCCGTAAAACATGATTAACTCTAGTttttaactcatgatttaacatttgtttgtttcttttttacaCTTTTCGGCTAAGAGAGAGCTCTTAGACCATGATTGACATGTGTTCTTAAGATGAGGTTCTTAGCTTTGGCTGATAACTATttcttagcttttaactaaaaaaaactaagaaccgtcttttaaataagagatataagagccgATTCTTAGCcaaaaagtgtaaaaaaaaaacaaaaacaaaaaagtgtcaaatcatgagttaagaagCCTAAGTTAAGAATCTggattaatcatgctctaatatctcttatttaagagacggttcttagcttttcttagttaaaatctaaaaaaagttaagaatCGTCTTTTAGCCAAAGCTAAGAACTTCAGTTAAGAGACTGAAGTTAATCATggtcttatattttttatttaagagacggttcttaacttttcttagttaaaatctaaagaaaactaaaaatcgTCTATTACCCGAAGCTAAGAACCTCAATTAAGAGACTGAGGTTAATCATGGTTTTATTCGCTCATCATTCGGCTTCAATACGAGAAGCACTTCGCATATGAGTATTTGACCAATTGAGCACCTATAACACACAGAAAGATATTGCATAGACATGCACAACCTGTCGTTTGCCTATATATGCACTCTATACTGCACCAAAACTTTCCAGTTAAGCGTAACTCTATCCAGCCACTAGTCAATTTAGCCTATTGCCTACCAAGACATATTATAATATCCATAATCGTCTTCATTTCATACAAATGAACTATCAATCTCGATCGTGATTCTTTGTTCGACTTTAATTTGGAAAGGCCTCTAGGATGACTTACGTTCATTCTTTGTTCCTAGAAACTGTACTGGCTTTGTGTTTACTCAAATGATCGGGCTATAATATTTATCCCCAAAACGGTCTAATTGATTCCAAACAACTACATTTGAATCTTAAGAAGTTCCACGGCTATAATTTACGTCTCATTATCACTCGTAACGTATGCTTTACCGATCTAGGATACCAAATCATCGACGTCAAATACCATGCATTATGCATGTAGTGTGATCTGTTTT comes from the Brassica rapa cultivar Chiifu-401-42 chromosome A01, CAAS_Brap_v3.01, whole genome shotgun sequence genome and includes:
- the LOC103828228 gene encoding YTH domain-containing protein ECT1 isoform X1, whose translation is MAGTASSPDTLATGLSLLETADLFQELSLGSDGSEASRNRNKGSLQHQYGHVPSGAFTAPSLHGSERRPNLNVGDFFGSYPWGYLPTNHPSGGYQDQSFGYGHNSSLNTYSHLMNPHSSQEVPSYEQFGYNDHMYSNNGLYGLYGNVIDSGHAYGTFGYDSWKLGRGWYPVDGYKKTKSFNYGRGYSEEKADRLNELCRGPRSSEGLNSTVKQDSPVVENFPETLVNAKFFVIKSYSEDDVHNSIKYGMWSSTPTGNKKLNAAYQESSQDCSVYLLFSVNASGQFVGVAEMIGAVDFNKTMEYWQQDKWIGCFPVKWRIIKDVPNSLLRHITLVNNENKPVTNSRDTQEVKLEDGIKIIKIFKEYMSKTCILDDFKFYETRQKIIRDKKIKQKKQVLDGATVETIH
- the LOC103828231 gene encoding T-complex protein 1 subunit theta, with the translated sequence MQPYGIQSMLKEGYRHLSGLDEAVIKNIEACKELSTITRTSLGPNGMNKMVINHLDKLFVTNDAATIVNELEIQHPAAKILVLAAKAQQEEIGDGANLTISFAGELLQNAEELIRMGLHPSEIISGYNKAIIKVVEILEQLVESGSETMDVRDKDEVVSRMRAAVASKQFGQEEIICSLVADACIQVCPKNPTNFNVDNVRVAKLLGGGLHNSCIVRGMVLKSDAVGSIKRMEKAKVAVFAGGVDTTATETKGTVLIHSAEQLENYAKTEEAKVEELIKAVADSGAKVIVSGGSVGEMALHFCERYKIMVLKISSKFELRRFCRTAGAVAHLKLSRPSPDDLGYVDSISVEEIGGVTVTIARNEQGGNSISTVVLRGSTDSILDDLERAVDDGVNTYKAMCRDSRIVPGAAATEIELAQRLKEYANAETGLDKYAITKYAESFEFVPKTLADNAGLNAMEIIASLYTGHGSGNTKLGIDLEEGACKDVSETKVWDLFATKLFALKYASDAACTVLRVDQIIMAKQAGGPRRDAAQAAGAGAEED
- the LOC103828229 gene encoding protein SINE2 isoform X2; the encoded protein is MGRSLGSVFRQELANLDKDPDTYKTAMSNLRTIVKDLDAKALHVFLTQLSETKEIGFDSGGGYTVSLFEDLARSHGVKISPHVETIMPVIVRTLSSCGGALSVQQACSKAVAAIARYGIDPTMAEDKKRNVIHSLCKPLSDSLLDSQHQQHLALGASLCLKSLVDCDSWRFASSEMVNTLCQSLAIALEVASESHMALVIALAKRNAFTVEAYARLFVKSGLRILELGVVEGDAQKRVLAVQMLNFLMKYLNPKSLSSEVELVLQEMEKHVEDEVYFVRVAVHETLGTAERLIREADGENCKIQFSGGEGDNMESVCFHQRNRSSEFDESVCSMSNHSRRSRRNRKKRRSERSRHGFRQDSFTVLLENREQLRQYSESSSSSSIHDRSGTTTPTEDIFEKPKSYSEAKVKTEETVTESRRDRSKKTVLRWGLSFFSVVVAGLASFMWVHLRDDMMMLPPHLVPT
- the LOC103828228 gene encoding YTH domain-containing protein ECT1 isoform X2; this translates as MAGTASSPDTLATGLSLLETADLFQELSLGSDGSEASRNRNKHQYGHVPSGAFTAPSLHGSERRPNLNVGDFFGSYPWGYLPTNHPSGGYQDQSFGYGHNSSLNTYSHLMNPHSSQEVPSYEQFGYNDHMYSNNGLYGLYGNVIDSGHAYGTFGYDSWKLGRGWYPVDGYKKTKSFNYGRGYSEEKADRLNELCRGPRSSEGLNSTVKQDSPVVENFPETLVNAKFFVIKSYSEDDVHNSIKYGMWSSTPTGNKKLNAAYQESSQDCSVYLLFSVNASGQFVGVAEMIGAVDFNKTMEYWQQDKWIGCFPVKWRIIKDVPNSLLRHITLVNNENKPVTNSRDTQEVKLEDGIKIIKIFKEYMSKTCILDDFKFYETRQKIIRDKKIKQKKQVLDGATVETIH
- the LOC103828229 gene encoding protein SINE2 isoform X1 yields the protein MRDQRKETKMGRSLGSVFRQELANLDKDPDTYKTAMSNLRTIVKDLDAKALHVFLTQLSETKEIGFDSGGGYTVSLFEDLARSHGVKISPHVETIMPVIVRTLSSCGGALSVQQACSKAVAAIARYGIDPTMAEDKKRNVIHSLCKPLSDSLLDSQHQQHLALGASLCLKSLVDCDSWRFASSEMVNTLCQSLAIALEVASESHMALVIALAKRNAFTVEAYARLFVKSGLRILELGVVEGDAQKRVLAVQMLNFLMKYLNPKSLSSEVELVLQEMEKHVEDEVYFVRVAVHETLGTAERLIREADGENCKIQFSGGEGDNMESVCFHQRNRSSEFDESVCSMSNHSRRSRRNRKKRRSERSRHGFRQDSFTVLLENREQLRQYSESSSSSSIHDRSGTTTPTEDIFEKPKSYSEAKVKTEETVTESRRDRSKKTVLRWGLSFFSVVVAGLASFMWVHLRDDMMMLPPHLVPT